One Bufo gargarizans isolate SCDJY-AF-19 chromosome 3, ASM1485885v1, whole genome shotgun sequence DNA segment encodes these proteins:
- the LOC122933241 gene encoding interferon-induced very large GTPase 1-like isoform X1, with product MVDSKVKVAVRVRPMNQREIDSQAECVVYMEGRQTVLKSTCTAQKEFLFDHCFWSVRDEDPAKYTSQEDIFKVLGEDIVDSSFEGFNSCIFAYGQTGSGKTFSMMGTDDQPGLVPRICSALFSREINNLKSLQVEAAYLEIYNEKVRDLLYPTGDFKALRVREHKSFGPYVEGLSHHAVSNTEDIKSLILEGNKCRKIASTKMNEHSSRSHAIFTLTVTQTLHNEHGVLKELLSKVSLVDLAGSERSSISGATGDQLKESTNINKSLTFLGLVINSLAEQSEGKRKSSFINYRDSVLTWLLKNNLGGNSKTVMLATISPASVNYQETLSTLKYADRAKCIVNKAMVNEDIKSKAIIELKEEVKVMREQLQQAEAKYKQELEAKLKESEKLLRDLKVSWEEKLKKTEMSAMERQKQLQRLGITVEHTGIKVDEDKCYLINLSISMNNQNELLLYHLGDKTKIGAAESQDIQVTAPGIELEHCIIDISQDGEIFLNPNKHAETFVNGLKVHAVVNLSHEDKIKLGNKTSFMLHKPNSKYNTVQDGADSVHNVVSNQTEELNTQENEFTPEESDISIGSHNIQHSHGENTDSVYMCTFSKDSRTMVSSVQNIDIPQDRILSPKIRNTKYLEQDSSESKITTTETLVSTKRHREDDRNIKLKLISKNKKSDENNTVDDYDRMEISITSRTETEQDLSNNKQISQEDSDKTDIPTNPKFYAEANDEMEISITSTSQTETEQDLSNTKQISKEDNDDKTNIPKNPTFQLKIEQNVSSENQISKDVSDKMEIPVTSISQTETDKTDIPTNTTFQAEMEQNLSCENQISKEANDGMEISITSTSQTDTEQDLSDKKQISKEDDDDKTNIPKNPTFQAKMEQHVSSENQISQDVSDKMEISVTSLSQTKTDIPTNPTFQAEMEQNISCENKISKEANDGMEISITSTSQTETEQDLSNKKQISNEDDYDKTNTPMNPTFQAEIEENVSFENQITEEVNDGMEISITSTSQTVIEQDLNNKKQISKEDDDNKTNTPMNPTFQAAIEENVSCQNQITKEVNDRMEISITLTSQTEIEQDLNNKKQISKEDDDDKTNTSMNPTFQAEIEENVSCKNEITKEVNDGMEISITLTSQTEIEQDLNNKKLISKEDDDDKTNTSMNPTFQAEIEENVSCENQITKEVNDRMEISITLTSQTEIEQDLNNKKQISKEDDDNKTNTSMNPTFQAEIEENVSCKNEITKEVNDGMEISITLTSQTEIEQDLNNKKQISKEDDDDKTNTSMNPTFQAEIEENVSCQNQITKEVDDGMEISITSTSQTAIEQDLNNKKQISKEDDDDDKTNTPMNPTFQAEIEENVSCENQIIKEVNDGMEISITLTSQTEIEQDLNNKKQISKEDDDDDKTNTSINPTFQAEIEENVSCENQITKEVNDGMQISITSTSQTEIEHNLSSKNQIYEEYNNNETDVCIASTSPSVELSIQYNLITKSQNKQEKYDTSERHERASAMAAISENTTNYIRRARKEIVAALQKDFNEFLDEFDSKNLITQEEYFTVENMSNVKEKARALVNIILQKDESTCSLFLQCMQLNQEEKNVPEQEVQKSHIEDPKKGNADKDDLTTSNHEEIHLPEENVKKKSTEKDGLTTSKYEDIHLPEENVKKESKEKDKKTCFQDLLKKIEFQSYQTSKLTLNDVLDIGAECLRPGVFPKENVAWYFIRKLMSLHEEARNISTEGTREEMSRDHTLMLDMDSDLSDGIHPLDLQCVILHCSDHFLQQEMISKMSMCQFSVPLLLPANDGPDYTFMLWAMRGIVKKWRPQYLAHSKGFQEENLVKISMPTFSFVRLGKCRLSKSKILNQILSSTQHCQDIFVHRDMEGGNVERTISLGLVEISWYFPAGKGIFTKPVAFTNLRGELESNLKPFNFIADISSVVVIFVETISKTQCELLMKYKPSTYLFIITPEEQVSRKESEEMIESVMSMTDLKKDNVLVISKTTNEATAVKMIRSALLKLEKENANYLSVEDMARIAVMQNICVDENTVECQAAEKHARAITEEICDVVKYKGKTMKLQMQLLKDLSTLEKELCQMKKQQNRNGENYKSELRRKCNEIRKKQWECDMPKGISSFIKGIKTKNRLEKFYFLSWLKYYLDLAAREMLTSLQEKYKEKYSQASDSQELMEIDKKISDSSLGIEHFLREVSQFYEVWHVMGKKNNAPIEYNHLPEIACDLLLDGYPLELIDGDASRIPVRWVTDVLNIVHSKTGGRSKIKVITVLGVQSTGKSTLLNTMFGLQFPVASGRCTRGAFMTLIKVKENFQGELGCDFLLVIDTEGLKAPELDSLEGSYEHDNELATLVVGLSDITVINMAMENITEMKDILQIVVHAFLRMKEIGKKPNCQFVHQNVSDVSAPVMNMRDRNKLLEQLNEMTKTVATIEKKPQYKGFSDVMEYDSEEHHWYIPSLWQGIPPMAPVSAGYSEHITELKQNLLKLIKQNQNRAHNLQQFAKWMGDLWNAVIHENFIFSFRNSLVASAYNKLSMKYSELEWKFSKLIHEWFTNTETIIKNQSEETLEEKGKECCIRLQNIIAKEQHKMITWLEDYFKQEKDCVHLIKYKEDFIISVKMLGENLGRSSHDKYNIAIQIQKQQHKIKRACKQYIKEIEHKVSSLMEECRKKQHKLDNAMLEVEFETMWQETVKELGVKSLIKRNIEKDMLLEFTKTMRDKGSAVNEKLNQIQHLPRPKTENTDRKRAGILTLLKSAYTWWKGNAPNSHKYEYTSQYIHDKCCKYSEEQAQRDADYDDTYCKQLLNMIDDILIKEGNIPAELELEIKLNILGHAAADFQVMHNNFIRKNDPHSQLETLKSEYFSTFMNVFKEKNENQDLAKRICDTCLKPAIIENIIRNLGIELVDDIMRSEGSETYTSRTFFQYTVLLNLLEENVFGKYVEYSKNYEKFVKKWILKYIKTKYKNFSTIGIKILSAITEKIRDFFNNPNMWNNSKNVEEFLTTFKKKLTSDLVLPQEKMMAIIFKNSANIKEFIRNLNNFLTDTIEDIKSEIESLSVDVILSRVTVKPQDELFKKVFGCGKQCPFCKVPCEAGGDDHKHHFASVHRPKGLGTYRRLNTSILNHDICTTCVSGNGTFQNSDTNEIPHPYKQYKEVYPDWNIQPDPSIEASDYWKFVLKEFNEQFAREYDAKPADYPKEWNSLTKNMAKESLKKTFNMQ from the exons ATGGTGGATAGTAAAGTAAAAGTGGCTGTGAGGGTGCGGCCAATGAATCAGAGAGAAATTGATTCACAGGCAGAATGTGTGGTATACATGGAAGGAAGACAAACAGTGTTGAAATCCACATGCACAGCACAAAAAGAGTTTCTCTTTGATCACTGTTTTTGGTCTGTAAGAGATGAAGACCCTGCCAAGTATACAAGCCAGGAGGATATTTTTAAGGTGCTTGGGGAAGACATTGTTGACAGTTCCTTTGAAGGGTTCAACTCATGCATTTTTGCTTATGGTCAAACAGGATCAGGAAAAACATTTTCTATGATGGGGACAGATGACCAACCTGGTCTAGTGCCAAGAATATGTTCTGCCTTATTTAGCAgagaaataaataatttaaaaagcCTTCAAGTTGAAGCTGCATACTTAGAAATATACAACGAAAAAGTACGAGATCTTTTATACCCCACAGGTGACTTTAAGGCACTAAGAGTTCGAGAACACAAATCTTTTGGCCCTTATGTGGAAGGTTTGTCTCATCATGCTGTCAGTAATACTGAAGACATAAAATCACTGATACTAGAAGGGAACAAATGCCGGAAaattgccagtacaaaaatgaatGAACACAGCAGTCGGTCACATGCAATATTTACTCTCACAGTCACACAGACTCTTCATAATGAACATGGTGTTCTGAAAGAGCTTCTCAGCAAGGTTAGTTTGGTGGATTTGGCAGGAAGTGAAAGATCTTCCATCTCTGGAGCTACTGGGGATCAACTGAAAGAAAGCACTAACATTAATAAGTCGCTAACATTTCTTGGTCTGGTTATAAATTCATTGGCTGAACAATCTGAAGGTAAAAGAAAGAGTAGTTTTATCAATTACAGAGATTCAGTACTCACCTGGTTGTTAAAAAACAATCTTGGAGGAAACAGTAAGACTGTAATGTTGGCAACAATAAGCCCAGCATCTGTTAACTATCAGGAGACACTCTCTACTTTGAAATATGCTGACCGTGCCAAATGTATAGTCAACAAAGCAATGGTAAACGAAGATATCAAATCTAAGGCTAtaatagagctgaaagaagaaGTGAAAGTAATGAGAGAACAACTTCAACAGGCTGAAGCAAAATACAAACAGGAACTAGAGGCAAAGTTAAAGGAATCAGAAAAGCTTCTAAGAGATTTAAAAGTCTCTTGGGAAGAAAAGCTAAAAAAGACGGAAATGTCGGCCATGGAACGACAAAAACAGCTCCAGCGACTTGGAATCACCGTAGAACATACTGGCATTAAAGTTGACGAAGATAAATGTTACCTCATAAACTTATCTATTAGTATGAATAATCAGAATGAACTTCTTCTGTATCATTTAGGCGATAAAACAAAAATTGGTGCTGCTGAGTCTCAAGACATCCAGGTCACTGCACCTGGCATTGAGTTGGAGCATTGTATTATTGACATATCACAAGATGGAGAAATATTTCTCAACCCCAACAAACATGCTGAGACCTTTGTAAATGGTCTAAAAGTTCATGCAGTTGTAAATTTGAGTCATGAAGATAAAATAAAGCTTGGAAACAAAACTTCTTTCATGCTGCATAAGCCAAACTCTAAATATAACACTGTTCAGGATGGTGCTGATTCTGTTCACAATGTTGTTTCAAATCAAACTGAAGAACTAAATACACAAGAAAATGAATTCACCCCTGAAGAAAGTGACATAAGTATCGGCTCACACAATATCCAACATTCTCATGGAGAAAACACAGACTCTGTATACATGTGTACATTTTCTAAAGACTCTAGAACCATGGTTTCTTCTGTACAAAACATCGACATTCCTCAAGATAGGATTCTATCTCCAAAAATCAGAAACACTAAATATTTAGAACAGGATTCTAGTGAAAGCAAAATTACAACTACAGAGACACTAGTATCTACAAAGAGACACAGGGAGGATgacagaaacattaaattaaagttaattagtaaaaacaaaaaatcagaTGAAAACAATACTGTTGATGATTATGATAGAATGGAGATCTCCATCACATCTCGGACTGAAACTGAACAGGATCTGAGTAACAATAAACAGATATCACAGGAAGATAGTGATAAAACTGATATCCCCACAAATCCAAAATTTTATGCTGAAGCTAATGACGAAATGGAAATCTCCATCACTTCAACATCTCAGACTGAAACTGAACAGGATCTAAGTAACACAAAACAGATATCAAAGGAAGATAATGACGATAAAACTAATATCCCCAAGAATCCAACATTTCAGCTTAAAATTGAACAAAATGTAAGTAGTGAGAACCAGATTTCTAAAGACGTTAGTGACAAAATGGAAATCCCCGTCACTTCAATATCTCAGACTGAAACTGATAAAACTGATATCCCCACAAATACAACATTTCAAGCTGAAATGGAACAAAATTTAAGTTGTGAAAACCAGATTTCTAAAGAAGCTAATGACGGAATGGAAATCTCCATCACTTCAACATCTCAGACTGATACTGAACAGGATCTAAGTGACAAAAAACAGATATCAAAGGAAGATGATGATGATAAAACTAATATCCCCAAGAATCCAACATTTCAGGCTAAAATGGAACAACATGTAAGTAGTGAGAACCAGATTTCTCAAGACGTTAGTGACAAAATGGAAATCTCTGTCACTTCATTATCTCAGACTAAAACTGATATCCCCACAAATCCAACATTTCAAGCTGAAATGGAACAAAATATAAGTTGTGAAAACAAAATTTCTAAAGAAGCTAATGACGGAATGGAAATCTCCATCACTTCAACATCTCAGACTGAAACTGAACAGGATCTAAGTAACAAAAAACAGATATCAAATGAAGATGATTATGATAAAACTAATACCCCCATGAATCCAACATTTCAGGCTGAAATAGAAGAAAATGTAAGTTTTGAAAATCAGATTACTGAAGAAGTTAATGACGGAATGGAAATCTCCATCACTTCAACATCTCAGACTGTAATTGAACAGGatctaaataacaaaaaacagaTATCAAAGGAAGATGATGATAATAAAACTAATACCCCCATGAATCCAACATTTCAGGCTGCAATAGAAGAAAATGTAAGTTGTCAAAATCAGATTACTAAAGAAGTTAATGACAGAATGGAAATCTCCATCACTTTAACATCTCAGACTGAAATTGAACAGGatctaaataacaaaaaacagaTATCAAAGGAAGATGATGATGATAAAACTAATACCTCCATGAATCCAACATTTCAGGCTGAAATAGAAGAAAATGTAAGTTGTAAAAACGAGATTACTAAAGAAGTTAATGACGGAATGGAAATCTCCATCACTTTAACATCTCAGACTGAAATTGAACAGGatctaaataacaaaaaactgaTATCAAAGGAAGATGATGATGATAAAACTAATACCTCCATGAATCCAACATTTCAGGCTGAAATAGAAGAAAATGTAAGTTGTGAAAATCAGATTACTAAAGAAGTTAATGACAGAATGGAAATCTCCATCACTTTAACATCTCAGACTGAAATTGAACAGGatctaaataacaaaaaacagaTATCAAAGGAAGATGATGATAATAAAACTAATACCTCCATGAATCCAACATTTCAGGCTGAAATAGAAGAAAATGTAAGTTGTAAAAACGAGATTACTAAAGAAGTTAATGACGGAATGGAAATCTCCATCACTTTAACATCTCAGACTGAAATTGAACAGGatctaaataacaaaaaacagaTATCAAAGGAAGATGATGATGATAAAACTAATACCTCCATGAATCCAACATTTCAGGCTGAAATAGAAGAAAATGTAAGTTGTCAAAATCAGATTACTAAAGAAGTTGATGACGGAATGGAAATCTCCATCACTTCAACATCTCAGACTGCAATTGAACAGGatctaaataacaaaaaacagaTATCAaaggaagatgatgatgatgataaaacTAATACCCCCATGAATCCAACATTTCAGGCTGAAATAGAAGAAAATGTAAGTTGTGAAAATCAGATTATTAAAGAAGTTAATGACGGAATGGAAATCTCCATCACTTTAACATCTCAGACTGAAATTGAACAGGatctaaataacaaaaaacagaTATCAaaggaagatgatgatgatgataaaacTAATACCTCCATAAATCCAACATTTCAGGCTGAAATAGAAGAAAATGTAAGTTGTGAAAATCAGATTACTAAAGAAGTTAATGACGGAATGCAAATCTCCATCACTTCAACATCTCAGACTGAAATTGAACACAATTTAAGCAGCAAGAACCAGATATATGAggaatataataataatgaaactGATGTGTGCATCGCCTCAACATCTCCATCAGTTGAACTTTCGATTCAATACAACCTAATCACCAAGTCTCAAAACAAGCAAGAAAAATATGATACAAGTGAAAGGCATGAAAG AGCTTCAGCCATGGCAGCAATTTCAGAGAATACAACTAATTACATTCGAAGAGCAAGGAAAGAGATCGTGGCAGCTCTACAGAAGGATTTTAATGAATTTCTGGATGAATTTGATTCAAAAAACCTGATCACTCAGGAAGAATATTTTACAGTTGAAAATATGAGTAACGTGAAAGAAAAAGCAAGAGCCTTGGTGAATATAATTCTTCAGAAAGATGAGTCGACTTGTAGTTTATTCCTCCAATGCATGCAACTAAACCAGG AGGAGAAAAATGTCCCTGAGCAAGAGGTGCAGAAAAGTCACATTGAGGATCCAAAGAAAGGAAATGCTGACAAAG ATGATCTGACCACTTCTAATCATGAAGAAATACATTTACCAGAAGAAAATGTCAagaaaaaatccacagaaaaag ATGGCCTGACCACTTCTAAATATGAGGACATCCATTTACCAGAAGAAAATGTAAAGAAAGAATCCAAGGAAAAAG ACAAAAAAACCTGCTTCCAGGATCTTCTCAAAAAGATTGAATTTCAGAGTTACCAGACATCCAAGCTTACACTAAATGATGTTCTTGATATTGGTGCTGAATGCTTGAGACCAGGAGTTTTTCCTAAGGAAAATGTGGCTTGGTATTTTATAAGAAAATTGATGTCATTGCATGAGGAGGCAAGGAATATCAGTACAGAAGGGACCAGAGAAGAAATGAGCAGGGATCACACGTTAATGCTGGATATGGACAGTGACCTGTCAGATGGTATCCACCCATTAGACTTACAATGTGTTATCTTACATTGCTCAGATCATTTCCTTCAGCAAGAGATGATATCAAaaatgtccatgtgtcagttttcTGTCCCTCTGCTACTGCCAGCCAATGATGGTCCAGACTACACCTTTATGTTGTGGGCAATGAGGGGAATTGTGAAGAAATGGAGACCCCAATACCTGGCACATAGCAAAGGATTTCAGGAGGAAAACTTGGTGAAAATTTCCATGCCAACGTTTTCATTTGTGAGATTAGGAAAGTGCAGACTTTCTAAGTCAAAAATCCTAAACCAGATTTTAAGTTCAACACAACATTGTCAAGACATCTTTGTCCATCGAGACATGGAAGGTGGAAATGTGGAAAGGACTATATCATTGGGGCTAGTGGAGATATCCTGGTATTTTCCTGCTGGTAAAGGAATCTTTACCAAGCCTGTTGCTTTTACAAACCTTCGTGGGGAGTTGGAGAGCAACTTGAAGCCATTCAACTTCATAGCAGATATATCTTCAGTTGTTGTCATCTTTGTTGAAACTATCAGTAAGACTCAATGTGAATTATTAATGAAATATAAACCCTCCACATATCTCTTCATTATTACTCCTGAAGAGCAAGTGAGCAGAAAAGAAAGTGAAGAGATGATAGAATCTGTGATGTCCATGACTGACCTAAAGAAGGACAATGTTTTAGTGATCTCAAAAACCACAAATGAAGCAACAGCTGTTAAAATGATTCGCTCAGCTCTGCTGAAGTTGGAGAAGGAAAATGCTAATTACCTCAGTGTAGAAGACATGGCTCGTATAGCAGTAATGCAAAATATctgtgtggatgaaaatacagTGGAATGTCAAGCTGCGGAAAAACACGCCAGAGCCATAACTGAGGAGATCTGCGATGTTGTCAAGTATAAAGGAAAAACAATGAAACTGCAAATGCAACTTCTAAAAGACCTGTCAACCCTAGAAAAGGAACTTTGTCAGatgaaaaaacaacaaaatagaAATGGGGAAAACTACAAATCTGAACTGAGAAGAAAATGTAATGAGATAAGGAAGAAACAGTGGGAATGTGATATGCCAAAAGGAATTAGCAGTTTTATAAAAGGGATCAAAACAAAAAATCGAttagaaaagttttattttttaagttggtTAAAATATTATTTGGACTTAGCAGCAAGGGAAATGCTCACATCTTTACAAGAGAAATACAAAGAGAAATATTCTCAGGCCAGTGACTCCCAAGAGCTGATGGAGATCGATAAAAAGATATCAGACAGTTCATTGGGAATAGAGCATTTCCTGAGAGAGGTATCTCAGTTTTATGAGGTATGGCATGTCATgggtaaaaaaaacaatgcaCCTATAGAATATAACCATCTCCCTGAAATAGCATGTGATCTTCTGCTTGATGGCTACCCACTGGAATTGATTGATGGAGATGCATCCAGGATTCCTGTGCGGTGGGTAACAGATGTTCTCAATATAGTGCACTCTAAGACAGGCGGCAGAAGCAAGATAAAGGTAATAACCGTGCTGGGAGTTCAAAGTACGGGGAAATCCACTCTTCTGAACACCATGTTTGGTCTACAGTTTCCAGTGGCCAGTGGACGATGCACACGAGGAGCTTTCATGACTCTTATTAAAGTGAAGGAGAACTTCCAGGGGGAGCTCGGATGTGATTTTCTTCTAGTGATTGACACTGAAGGGTTAAAAGCTCCCGAGTTGGATTCTCTGGAGGGCAGTTATGAACACGACAATGAGTTGGCCACTCTAGTGGTTGGGTtaagtgacatcactgtaatcaATATGGCCATGGAAAATATAACCGAAATGAAAGATATTTTACAGATTGTGGTCCATGCATTTCTCAGAATGAAAGAAATTGGGAAGAAGCCCAATTGCCAGTTTGTTCATCAAAATGTGAGTGACGTGTCTGCTCCTGTAATGAACATGAGAGACAGAAATAAATTGCTGGAACAACTAAATGAAATGACCAAAACTGTGGCAACCATAGAGAAGAAGCCTCAGTATAAGGGGTTTTCTGATGTTATGGAATATGATTCAGAGGAACACCATTGGTACATCCCTAGTCTTTGGCAGGGTATACCGCCAATGGCTCCTGTCAGCGCTGGCTACAGCGAACATATTACTGAATTGAAGCAAAATTTACTAAAATTGATTAAACAAAACCAAAATAGGGCACATAACCTACAGCAATTTGCTAAGTGGATGGGAGACTTATGGAATGCAGTCATACATGAGAACTTTATTTTCAGCTTTAGAAATAGCTTGGTAGCCAGTGCTTACAACAAACTGTCTATGAAATATTCTGAATTAGAGTGGAAATTCAGCAAATTGATCCATGAATGGTTCACTAATACTGAAACCATTATCAAGAACCAATCTGAAGAAACTTTGGAAGAAAAAGGTAAAGAATGTTGTATAAGGCTACAAAACATCATTGCAAAAGAGCAGCACAAAATGATAACATGGCTGGAGGATTATTTCAAACAAGAGAAAGATTGTGTTCACTTAATAAAATACAAAGAAGACTTTATAATCAGTGTAAAGATGCTTGGAGAAAACCTTGGAAGGTCCTCTCATGACAAGTACAACATAGCGATTCAAATTCAAAAACAGCAACATAAGATAAAAAGAGCATGCAAGCAGTATATTAAGGAGATTGAACACAAAGTTTCCAGCCTTATGGAAGAATGCAGGAAGAAACAACATAAACTGGACAATGCTATGTTAGAAGTGGAGTTTGAGACCATGTGGCAAGAAACGGTCAAAGAGTTAGGGGTGAAATCGCTCATAAAACGTAATATTGAGAAAGACATGCTGCTTGAGTTCACCAAGACCATGAGAGACAAGGGATCAGCAGTTAATGAAAAACTAAATCAAATACAGCACTTGCCAAGACCTAAGACAGAGAATACTGACAGAAAAAGAGCAGGAATTTTGACATTATTGAAAAGTGCATATACATGGTGGAAAGGAAATGCACCAAATTCACACAAGTATGAGTATACCTCTCAATATATacatgacaaatgctgcaaatacTCTGAAGAGCAAGCCCAGAGAGATGCTGATTATGATGACACCTACTGTAAACAACTGCTGAACATGATTGATGACATTCTAATTAAGGAAGGGAATATCCCAGCTGAACTTGAGCTAGAAATAAAATTGAACATTTTAGGACATGCTGCTGCTGATTTCCAGGTGATGCATAATAATTTTATCAGAAAGAATGACCCTCATTCACAGCTGGAAACATTGAAATCTGAATACTTTAGCACATTTATGAATGTATTTAAAGAGAAGAATGAAAATCAGGATCTCGCCAAACGCATATGTGACACATGTCTAAAGCCAGCAATAATTGAAAACATTATTCGAAATCTAGGCATTGAACTCGTAGACGACATCATGAGGTCTGAAGGCTCTGAAACCTACACCTCCCGGACATTCTTCCAGTACACTGTTCTCTTAAATCTTCTGGAAGAAAATGTTTTTGGAAAATATGTAGAATACTCAAAAAACTatgaaaaatttgtgaaaaaatGGATATTGAAATACATTAAAACGAAATATAAAAACTTCAGCACAATAGGAATTAAGATCTTGTCAGCAATCACAGAAAAGATCAGAGATTTCTTCAACAATCCTAACATGTGGAATAATTCAAAGAATGTGGAAGAGTTCCTTACTACTTTCAAAAAGAAATTAACCAGTGATCTGGTATTACCACAGGAAAAGATGATGGCAATCATTTTCAAAAACTCAGCAAATATAAAAGAATTTATTAGAAATCTGAACAATTTCTTGACTGACACAATAGAAGATATCAAatcagaaattgaatctctgagtGTGGATGTCATTCTTTCCAGAGTAACAGTGAAACCTCAAGACGAACTATTCAAGAAGGTGTTTGGATGTGGAAAGCAGTGTCCATTCTGCAAGGTCCCTTGTGAAGCTGGAGGTGACGACCACAAACACCATTTTGCCTCTGTCCATCGACCTAAAGGATTAGGAACGTACAGAAGGTTAAACACATCTATTCTTAACCATGACATTTGCACTACTTGTGTCAGTGGAAATGGAACATTTCAGAATAGTGATACAAATGAAATACCTCATCCCTATAAGCAATATAAAGAAGTGTATCCTGACTGGAATATTCAGCCTGATCCCAGCATTGAAGCCTCTGATTACTGGAAATTTGTTCTTAAAGAGTTCAATGAGCAATTTGCAAGAGAGTATGATGCCAAACCTGCCGATTATCCGAAGGAATGGAACAGTCTGACCAAGAATATGGCAAAGGAAAGTCTCAAGAAAACCTTCAATATGCAGTAA